From Rickettsia endosymbiont of Ceutorhynchus obstrictus, a single genomic window includes:
- a CDS encoding D-alanyl-D-alanine carboxypeptidase family protein, with translation MLKKTLLSFIVFIVTFIAPISEAKKTIKISPKPPIQTSLVVDAKTGKVLHAQNAQIRIYPASLTKLMTLYLMFEAIETGKLSLNKKLVVSKKAENMAPCKLGLKAGETITVKEAIIALIVKSANDVAVAVAENMKGSEKDFAHLMNVRAHQLGMKDTYFKNASGWHDPLQKTTARDLAKLALALQKNYPSFYPLFSKTSFVFRGNTVYGHNKITQNYQGANGLKTGYHTPAGFNLVTTASRNGKSLIAVVTGRKTALSRDKQMIGLLDQHFNVAPSKPSIKLASNNKSKAKKLGKKKVIRS, from the coding sequence ATGTTAAAAAAAACTTTATTATCTTTTATTGTTTTTATCGTAACTTTTATTGCGCCGATAAGCGAAGCGAAAAAAACTATCAAAATTTCGCCGAAACCCCCTATTCAAACTAGCTTAGTAGTTGATGCAAAAACCGGCAAGGTTTTACATGCTCAAAATGCTCAAATCAGAATTTATCCCGCTTCTCTAACAAAGCTTATGACTTTGTACTTAATGTTTGAAGCAATCGAAACCGGCAAGTTATCTCTAAATAAAAAATTAGTCGTATCAAAAAAAGCTGAAAACATGGCTCCGTGTAAACTTGGGTTAAAAGCCGGTGAGACTATTACCGTAAAAGAGGCAATTATAGCTTTAATCGTGAAATCCGCTAATGACGTCGCAGTAGCCGTAGCGGAGAATATGAAAGGCTCAGAAAAAGATTTCGCTCATTTAATGAATGTTCGCGCACATCAATTGGGCATGAAAGATACTTATTTTAAAAATGCTTCCGGCTGGCATGATCCTTTGCAAAAAACTACGGCCAGAGATCTTGCAAAATTAGCATTGGCATTACAAAAAAATTATCCTTCATTCTATCCTTTATTTTCAAAAACCAGTTTTGTTTTTAGAGGTAATACGGTATATGGTCATAATAAAATTACTCAAAATTATCAGGGTGCCAACGGATTAAAAACGGGTTATCATACCCCTGCCGGTTTTAATTTAGTAACTACTGCCTCTAGAAACGGCAAATCTTTAATCGCCGTAGTTACCGGCAGGAAAACTGCCCTTTCTCGAGATAAACAAATGATCGGGTTGTTAGATCAACATTTTAACGTTGCTCCATCTAAGCCTTCTATTAAACTTGCCTCTAATAATAAATCCAAAGCTAAGAAACTAGGAAAGAAAAAAGTTATACGTAGTTAA
- the yajC gene encoding preprotein translocase subunit YajC produces the protein MSSNETNTANNSDIIEIQETEVVPVETAQAPSGWTSLIPMVLIFAVFYFLLLRPQEKRRRQRESLVSDVKKGEEILTNSGIFGTVSKVNDTDNKIEVEIAKDVHIKILKSAIVDITSRPKEIKTNKKDINKKDKKVISAKSS, from the coding sequence ATGTCGTCTAACGAAACTAATACAGCAAATAATAGCGATATAATAGAAATACAGGAAACGGAAGTCGTGCCGGTAGAAACGGCACAAGCTCCGTCAGGATGGACTAGCTTGATCCCGATGGTGTTAATTTTCGCGGTATTTTATTTTTTATTACTTCGCCCGCAAGAAAAACGCCGCCGTCAAAGAGAAAGTTTAGTTAGCGACGTAAAAAAAGGTGAAGAGATTTTAACAAATAGCGGTATTTTCGGAACAGTCAGTAAAGTTAACGATACGGATAATAAAATTGAAGTTGAAATAGCTAAAGACGTCCATATTAAAATCTTAAAAAGCGCAATTGTTGATATTACCAGTCGCCCGAAAGAAATTAAAACCAACAAGAAAGATATTAATAAAAAAGATAAGAAGGTAATCAGTGCAAAATCTTCCTAA
- a CDS encoding Sca4 family protein yields MSNKSQFKGWKFLKGKEGGANESGEYGGVYESIDAKTKAMIKKEGLPAKNISEFLGSKIFEAISPGNGAQVSILAPNRLEDKISRGEKSKNTDSNIYVKSEFFKNYSNDMYVDMDKYMSPATKPNSWFRKDGGRPLFMGTRNLVHRTYDKAFEQLKYQGFEKVMPASLLIGDFDIHAGNIGIIRDTKTSNLLPQMVRIDFAGSLDKLTNKIHPNSRMKHLPGFGPTNHFREFPSYLRSNNPEFADSLLAASKNNLDSTIDKSFEEMSKYYSNDALAAWAKQAMPKIFNDKKPQEVTPEEIKNSFKTIIKKRQESLKEYGLEVKLSTLITKKFTSPYYQIDEKQLKILIQEYPDHFEKIINYEKGKKGGKKLKLSDKSLRGIFLKKSNVEKHLIEKIADLRKSIKTEIILNLTRKIEELEGKLKQRVTEDNKVTTSKISKLSRDIINQKANNLLSVLQENILNKQQAILAAFQKKFGENKIKDNYLIQKDFENKINSLEISGYKKLLAAADFRPINWDRAKTTNKESIKTKTIKKDDKELFTLTETTINIPINITENDEEKTIFIHRKIDFPINIDSPETSINLSLVLQDHHGQNMLLSKAVYFTVHYNEQGQLIKLSNPLGLKFSGTDKNAIGYIEREGNIYTLPVTKGKYEEMKRAIEKNKNLNKDIKKSIEPLSVDFLSTTDLEIIQKVSDTITAKENNTYSSTISMTPNKKANRGKG; encoded by the coding sequence ATGTCTAATAAATCACAGTTTAAAGGATGGAAGTTTTTAAAAGGTAAAGAAGGAGGAGCTAACGAATCCGGAGAGTATGGCGGTGTATATGAAAGCATAGACGCCAAAACCAAAGCCATGATAAAAAAAGAGGGCTTACCTGCAAAAAATATATCGGAATTTTTAGGCTCAAAAATTTTTGAAGCAATAAGCCCGGGTAACGGCGCACAAGTTTCTATCCTTGCTCCGAATCGGTTAGAAGATAAAATATCTCGCGGAGAAAAATCAAAAAATACCGATTCTAATATCTATGTAAAATCTGAATTCTTTAAAAATTATAGCAATGACATGTATGTTGACATGGATAAATATATGTCTCCTGCAACTAAACCAAATTCTTGGTTTAGAAAAGACGGCGGCAGACCTCTTTTTATGGGAACAAGAAACTTAGTACATAGAACTTATGACAAAGCATTTGAACAACTTAAATATCAAGGTTTTGAAAAAGTTATGCCGGCAAGTTTATTAATCGGTGATTTTGATATCCATGCCGGTAATATAGGAATTATTAGAGATACTAAAACCTCTAACCTTTTACCCCAAATGGTGCGAATAGATTTTGCCGGCAGCCTTGATAAATTAACAAATAAGATTCATCCTAATTCCAGAATGAAACACCTGCCCGGCTTTGGTCCTACCAACCATTTTAGAGAATTTCCGTCATATCTCCGAAGCAATAACCCTGAATTTGCCGATAGTTTGCTAGCAGCTTCCAAAAATAATCTAGATAGCACTATAGATAAAAGTTTTGAAGAAATGTCTAAATATTATAGCAACGACGCCCTAGCTGCTTGGGCAAAACAAGCAATGCCTAAAATATTTAACGATAAAAAGCCACAAGAAGTTACACCGGAAGAAATTAAAAATTCCTTTAAAACTATTATTAAAAAGAGACAAGAATCATTAAAAGAATACGGCTTAGAAGTTAAATTAAGCACTTTAATAACTAAAAAATTTACTTCTCCTTACTATCAAATAGATGAAAAACAGTTAAAAATATTAATTCAAGAATATCCCGACCATTTTGAGAAAATTATTAATTATGAAAAAGGAAAAAAAGGCGGGAAAAAACTTAAATTAAGTGATAAATCCCTTCGAGGTATTTTTCTTAAAAAAAGTAATGTCGAGAAGCATTTAATAGAAAAAATTGCCGATTTAAGAAAATCTATTAAAACAGAAATAATATTAAACTTAACTAGAAAAATTGAAGAACTAGAAGGAAAACTAAAACAAAGAGTAACAGAAGACAATAAAGTTACTACATCCAAAATTTCTAAGCTAAGTCGAGATATTATTAATCAGAAAGCAAATAATCTCCTTAGCGTATTACAAGAAAATATTTTAAATAAGCAGCAAGCAATATTAGCTGCTTTTCAAAAAAAATTCGGTGAGAATAAAATAAAAGACAATTATCTTATACAAAAAGATTTTGAGAATAAAATCAATAGCTTAGAGATATCAGGATATAAAAAACTTCTTGCGGCAGCTGATTTCCGGCCCATAAATTGGGATAGAGCAAAAACCACAAATAAAGAATCTATTAAAACAAAAACCATAAAAAAAGATGATAAAGAATTATTTACTTTAACTGAAACAACTATAAATATTCCAATTAATATTACCGAGAATGATGAAGAAAAAACTATCTTTATTCATAGAAAAATAGATTTTCCTATAAATATCGATTCTCCTGAAACCTCTATTAATCTTTCTTTAGTTTTGCAGGATCATCACGGTCAAAATATGCTGCTAAGTAAAGCAGTTTACTTTACCGTTCATTACAATGAGCAAGGGCAGCTTATAAAGTTAAGTAATCCACTTGGTTTAAAATTTTCCGGCACAGATAAAAATGCAATAGGTTATATTGAGCGAGAAGGTAATATTTATACTTTACCGGTAACTAAAGGTAAATATGAAGAAATGAAGAGAGCAATTGAAAAAAATAAAAACCTTAATAAAGACATCAAAAAATCAATAGAGCCTTTATCGGTAGATTTTCTTTCTACAACCGATTTAGAAATTATACAAAAAGTAAGCGACACTATTACTGCAAAGGAAAATAATACCTACTCTTCTACAATATCTATGACACCTAACAAAAAGGCAAATAGGGGCAAAGGATAA
- a CDS encoding AEC family transporter, which translates to MIIFSIVFFKTISVLLSVVIGFLAGKYSNVEKDSISSLLFYFISPIVFFTIPASTTLTLSALSVTVVTFIIATLLSLFSYYFFGKFWQDHTRNIIALSAGTANGGYFMLPIAAALFDDYTLGIYMMAVIGVNIYESSIGFYICMRSFANTTDSILKVIKLPILNAFLLGCLFSFCGLTLPDFLDDFLYNMRGAFSILGMVMVGLALSSLKKFEIDIKFTLATFTAKFLFYPLGVGIFILFDHFITGWYNNDHYNALKLLSTAPLAANTIVIANLQKFYPEKVAATVFLSLLFVVIYMPTMVSIFLNNLN; encoded by the coding sequence ATGATAATCTTTAGTATAGTTTTCTTTAAAACCATTTCCGTATTGCTAAGCGTAGTAATAGGCTTTTTAGCAGGTAAATACTCAAATGTTGAGAAAGATAGTATTTCTTCTTTATTATTCTATTTTATCTCACCTATAGTATTTTTTACCATTCCCGCTAGTACTACCCTTACACTTTCTGCCTTAAGCGTTACGGTCGTGACGTTTATCATTGCTACTTTGCTATCGCTATTTTCTTATTATTTCTTCGGTAAATTCTGGCAAGATCATACACGTAACATTATAGCATTATCGGCAGGCACGGCAAATGGCGGTTATTTTATGCTGCCGATAGCTGCCGCTCTATTTGACGATTATACTTTAGGTATCTATATGATGGCGGTAATAGGCGTGAATATTTATGAATCTTCGATTGGGTTTTATATTTGCATGCGAAGTTTTGCTAATACTACGGATAGTATTTTAAAAGTAATAAAACTTCCTATTTTAAACGCTTTTTTATTAGGATGCTTATTTAGTTTTTGCGGTCTTACTTTACCGGATTTTTTAGATGATTTTTTGTATAATATGAGAGGGGCCTTTTCTATACTAGGCATGGTTATGGTCGGTCTTGCCCTATCAAGCCTTAAAAAATTTGAAATAGATATAAAATTTACTCTTGCTACTTTCACGGCAAAATTTTTATTTTATCCACTCGGCGTAGGTATTTTTATTTTATTTGATCATTTTATTACCGGATGGTATAATAATGATCATTATAATGCTTTAAAGCTGCTTTCTACGGCACCGCTTGCCGCGAACACTATAGTTATAGCCAACTTACAAAAATTTTATCCTGAGAAAGTGGCAGCTACAGTTTTTTTATCTCTACTTTTCGTAGTAATATATATGCCGACTATGGTAAGTATATTTTTAAATAATTTAAATTAA
- the secD gene encoding protein translocase subunit SecD → MQNLPKGKIFLSIICTIIAIICALPNFIAVNSRFLPHNTVNLGLDLRGGAHLLLDVDFDSYLNDSMENLADTLRKSFREDKIGYKNLTIRQNILQLELRNSEELKLVKNIVNKIDSEITIDYEDNKLKLSYSDAKLDHLLNEVVDQSIEVVRMRVDSTGTKEPTLHRQGDKHILLQVPGEEDPTHLKNILGKTAKLTFHLVDETANIEEAVKGHVPSGSILVKGESENNQEYYVVIKKKAILGGDQLTNASASFNQNSQPVVAFSFNNLGSKLFGEITKNNAGKRLAIVLDNKLLSAPVINEPILGGNGIISGNFTVESANELSLLLRAGSLPAPLKIIEERSIGPNLGADSIEAGKKAGIIGFIAVVIFMIWSYGVLGLFANIALSIAMLYILALLSLFQATLTLPGIAGIILTIGMAVDANVLIYERIKEELRKGASNLYSIKIGFESAFATILDSNITTLIVAFLLYIFGVGAIKGFAVTLTIGIISSMFSAIIITKLLVDIWVKYYKPRKLGL, encoded by the coding sequence GTGCAAAATCTTCCTAAAGGGAAAATTTTTCTTTCTATTATATGTACAATAATTGCGATTATCTGCGCTTTGCCTAATTTTATAGCGGTAAATTCTAGATTTTTACCGCATAATACGGTGAATTTAGGACTCGATCTCCGAGGCGGAGCGCATCTATTATTAGACGTAGATTTTGATAGTTATTTAAACGACTCGATGGAGAATTTAGCCGATACTTTACGAAAATCTTTTCGAGAAGATAAAATAGGTTATAAAAATCTTACAATTAGACAAAATATTCTGCAATTAGAATTGCGTAACTCTGAAGAATTGAAACTAGTCAAAAACATCGTTAATAAAATCGATTCTGAAATTACTATTGACTATGAAGATAATAAACTTAAGCTTAGCTATAGCGATGCAAAATTAGATCATCTTCTTAATGAAGTAGTCGATCAATCTATTGAGGTTGTTCGGATGCGGGTTGACAGTACCGGCACAAAAGAACCTACCTTGCATAGACAAGGCGATAAACATATATTATTGCAAGTACCGGGCGAGGAAGACCCGACTCACTTAAAAAATATCTTAGGCAAAACCGCAAAGCTAACTTTTCATTTAGTCGATGAAACGGCAAATATAGAAGAAGCGGTTAAGGGGCATGTGCCTAGCGGCTCGATTTTAGTGAAAGGAGAAAGCGAGAATAATCAAGAATATTATGTAGTTATCAAGAAAAAAGCTATTTTAGGCGGTGATCAACTGACTAATGCTTCAGCCTCTTTTAATCAAAATTCACAGCCGGTGGTGGCTTTTTCCTTCAATAATTTAGGTAGTAAATTATTCGGCGAAATAACTAAAAATAATGCCGGTAAACGTTTGGCTATCGTGCTGGATAATAAATTACTTAGCGCACCGGTAATAAATGAGCCGATTTTAGGCGGTAACGGCATAATTTCCGGTAATTTCACCGTCGAATCGGCAAATGAATTATCCTTATTACTTAGAGCCGGTTCACTCCCTGCCCCGCTAAAAATAATAGAAGAAAGAAGTATCGGTCCGAATCTCGGCGCTGATTCTATCGAAGCCGGTAAAAAAGCCGGGATTATCGGCTTTATTGCCGTAGTAATATTTATGATTTGGTCATACGGTGTGTTAGGACTGTTTGCTAATATTGCCTTAAGCATTGCAATGCTATATATTTTAGCATTATTGTCTCTTTTTCAGGCAACATTAACGTTACCCGGAATTGCCGGCATAATATTAACGATCGGCATGGCAGTTGATGCTAACGTATTAATTTATGAAAGAATCAAAGAAGAGCTACGCAAAGGAGCTTCAAATCTTTATTCAATCAAAATAGGTTTTGAATCTGCTTTTGCTACTATTCTTGATTCCAATATTACGACCTTGATCGTCGCCTTTTTACTTTACATATTCGGTGTCGGAGCAATAAAAGGCTTCGCGGTTACGCTAACAATCGGTATTATTTCTTCGATGTTCTCGGCAATTATTATTACCAAATTACTAGTAGATATTTGGGTTAAATATTATAAGCCTCGAAAATTAGGGTTGTAA
- a CDS encoding replicative DNA helicase, translating into MARNKVNNESKIVNLSNKEEDKALPVPRTLPSNVQAEQMLLGAILTNHDSLNYVSEFLRVEHFLEPIHQKIYNAIEVITEKGLIATPITLRSMLHQDVLFQEIAGVEYLTKLVTLAMMVINPLDYGKIIYDLALRRNLIQIGEEVVNNAYNASLDLDAPQQIEHAEVKLYNLASEGINEKSFIKIGTPISESLASINRAMKNSDHVIGVPTGLSDLDQTLSGFHNSDLIILAGRPSMGKTAFAVNLAINACKAMQLKNTKQQEEMQSVGFFSLEMSSEQLTTRLLSMHTEINSSALRTGHLNEENYNNLRTEAAKLSELPFFIDDSAALSISAIRTRARKMKRKHNLGILFIDYLQLIRGVGKSENRVNEISEITQGLKAIAKELNIPVIALSQLSRAVELREDKRPMLSDLRESGTIEQDSDIVMFIYREEYYLTRKEPSVGDVKHLEWQEKLNKVYNIADIIIAKHRNGRVGNVQLHYDSQYSKFSNLAKNL; encoded by the coding sequence ATGGCACGCAATAAAGTTAATAATGAATCAAAAATAGTAAATCTTTCTAATAAGGAGGAAGATAAAGCCCTACCTGTACCTAGAACTTTACCGTCAAATGTTCAAGCCGAACAAATGCTACTCGGAGCAATTTTAACTAATCACGATTCTTTAAACTACGTATCGGAATTTTTGCGCGTCGAACATTTCTTAGAGCCTATTCATCAAAAAATTTATAATGCAATTGAAGTAATTACCGAAAAAGGTTTAATAGCCACTCCTATAACTCTTCGTAGCATGCTACACCAAGATGTTTTATTTCAAGAAATAGCAGGAGTCGAATATCTTACCAAGCTAGTGACCCTGGCGATGATGGTAATAAATCCGTTAGATTACGGCAAAATAATATATGATTTGGCGTTAAGACGTAACTTAATCCAAATCGGTGAAGAAGTAGTAAATAACGCTTATAATGCTTCTTTAGATTTGGATGCGCCTCAGCAAATTGAACATGCGGAAGTAAAGCTTTATAATTTAGCAAGTGAAGGAATAAATGAAAAAAGCTTTATAAAAATAGGTACGCCTATTTCTGAGTCGTTAGCTAGTATTAATAGAGCTATGAAAAATAGCGATCACGTAATAGGCGTCCCTACCGGTTTGAGTGATTTAGATCAAACATTATCAGGGTTTCATAATTCAGATCTTATAATTCTTGCCGGTCGCCCTTCAATGGGTAAAACGGCATTTGCCGTAAATCTAGCAATTAATGCCTGCAAAGCAATGCAGTTAAAAAATACCAAACAACAGGAAGAAATGCAGTCCGTAGGTTTTTTCTCGTTGGAAATGTCTTCGGAACAACTTACCACGCGTTTGCTGTCAATGCATACGGAAATTAATTCTTCTGCGCTACGTACCGGACATCTTAACGAAGAGAATTATAATAATCTCCGCACTGAGGCGGCAAAATTATCTGAATTACCGTTTTTTATCGATGATAGCGCAGCTTTGTCAATTTCTGCTATTCGCACACGCGCAAGGAAAATGAAACGAAAGCATAATCTTGGAATATTATTTATAGATTACCTGCAATTAATTAGAGGAGTCGGTAAATCCGAAAATAGGGTAAACGAAATTTCAGAGATTACCCAAGGTTTAAAAGCAATAGCCAAGGAGTTAAATATACCGGTTATCGCTTTATCTCAGTTATCGAGAGCCGTGGAGCTTAGAGAAGATAAAAGACCGATGTTATCAGACCTTAGAGAATCAGGAACGATTGAACAAGATTCGGATATAGTAATGTTTATTTACCGTGAAGAATATTATTTAACAAGAAAAGAACCGTCTGTAGGTGATGTAAAACACCTTGAATGGCAAGAGAAACTTAATAAAGTTTATAATATTGCCGATATTATAATAGCCAAACATCGTAACGGCAGAGTCGGCAATGTGCAGCTTCATTATGATAGCCAATATTCTAAATTCAGTAATTTAGCAAAAAATCTTTAA
- a CDS encoding DNA-3-methyladenine glycosylase I — protein MQRCGWTKSELDILYHDLEWGNPVYDDQKLFEFIILETAQAGLSWSTILKKQENYRNAYDNFDFVKVAAYNDTKKHLLLQNSGIIRNKLKIEASISNAQVFLQIRNEFKSFSNYIWHFTQGEVIYNNFNMLSDIPTQTDLSLIISKDLKARGFKFFGPVTCYAFLQAIGVVNDHITSCFRFLKP, from the coding sequence ATGCAACGTTGCGGATGGACTAAAAGTGAATTAGATATTCTTTATCATGATTTAGAATGGGGGAATCCTGTCTATGATGATCAAAAGTTATTTGAGTTTATTATACTTGAAACTGCTCAAGCCGGTCTTAGCTGGTCAACTATTTTAAAAAAGCAAGAAAATTATCGCAACGCCTATGATAATTTTGATTTTGTTAAAGTAGCCGCTTACAACGATACAAAAAAACATTTATTATTACAAAATTCCGGTATTATACGGAATAAGCTGAAAATTGAAGCATCAATTAGTAATGCGCAAGTTTTTTTACAAATTAGAAATGAATTTAAAAGCTTTAGTAATTATATTTGGCACTTTACACAGGGTGAAGTTATTTATAATAATTTTAATATGCTATCGGATATTCCGACTCAAACAGACCTATCTTTAATAATTAGCAAAGACTTAAAAGCTAGAGGCTTTAAGTTTTTTGGTCCTGTTACTTGTTACGCATTTTTGCAAGCAATCGGTGTAGTTAACGATCATATTACTTCTTGTTTCCGATTTTTAAAACCATAA
- a CDS encoding ribonuclease D — MLIIDNQKILDEFCVRLSNIDIISIDTEFSRRNTYYAKLSIIQVKAGSYSAIIDGLSNLDLAVFNQILINDKILKLFHAPREDLEIFYYLFGVLPCNIFDIQIAADICGFGKQLSYDDLCYKIYDVKIDKTCQKSNWLKRPIKEEMLNYAMQDVEYLEVIYKELYKIITENNLINEYNTQLQYLLNIKNYFVKPADAWQKVRFRRESSEFIAKMQILARYREEQVKQINIPRRHFIIDEDLIKLCQALPVTAEDFKNLKLKSRYLRKQKYSEQIINLCKKISLM, encoded by the coding sequence ATGCTGATTATTGATAATCAAAAAATATTAGATGAGTTTTGCGTTAGGCTGTCTAATATTGATATAATAAGTATTGATACGGAATTCTCACGCCGTAATACTTATTATGCTAAGTTAAGTATTATTCAAGTTAAAGCCGGAAGTTATAGCGCTATAATTGACGGCTTAAGTAACCTAGACCTTGCCGTTTTTAATCAGATATTAATTAACGATAAAATCCTTAAATTATTTCATGCTCCTCGCGAAGATTTGGAGATTTTTTATTATTTATTCGGGGTGTTGCCTTGTAATATCTTTGATATTCAAATTGCCGCTGATATTTGCGGTTTCGGTAAGCAACTAAGCTATGATGATCTTTGCTATAAAATTTATGATGTAAAAATCGATAAAACTTGTCAAAAATCCAATTGGTTAAAACGTCCGATAAAAGAAGAAATGTTAAATTACGCAATGCAGGATGTAGAATATCTGGAGGTAATTTATAAAGAATTATATAAGATAATTACCGAAAATAATTTAATAAATGAATATAATACTCAACTGCAATATTTACTTAATATTAAAAACTATTTTGTCAAACCTGCAGATGCTTGGCAAAAAGTTAGATTTAGAAGAGAATCAAGCGAATTTATTGCTAAAATGCAAATTCTTGCTAGATATCGTGAAGAGCAAGTAAAGCAAATAAATATTCCTCGTAGACATTTTATTATAGATGAAGATTTAATAAAGCTTTGTCAAGCATTGCCGGTAACGGCAGAAGATTTTAAGAATCTAAAGCTAAAAAGTCGATATTTACGTAAACAAAAATATAGTGAGCAAATAATAAATTTGTGCAAGAAAATTAGTTTAATGTGA
- a CDS encoding alpha/beta hydrolase, with product MQTNSIKIGPYINWLSAQYIPSHKISYLEFGNHKNPNIIVCAHGLTRNAHDFDKIAEGLSNNFRVIALSYPGRGDSENFEMNKHYNYHVYVKDTLLFLKKLNIKRPIWLGTSMGGIIGMVLASKYKNIFKAMILNDIGPFISSAPLVKIGKYAKKTVIFDDLDSAKQHLKVIYSQIGINNEEDWNYLTKYSVIPTLGGKYKMNYDSGIVHSMAIDDTKSKDVNMWMIWHRIVCKLLVIHGVKSDILTKSTIEEMQKTKNFDLYEVSYAGHTPSLMNVDQINYIKSWLEKV from the coding sequence ATGCAAACAAATTCAATCAAAATCGGTCCTTATATTAATTGGCTATCTGCGCAATATATTCCGTCGCACAAAATTTCTTATCTTGAATTCGGTAACCATAAAAACCCTAACATAATAGTGTGCGCACATGGTTTAACTAGAAATGCTCATGATTTCGATAAAATTGCCGAAGGGTTAAGTAATAACTTTAGAGTGATTGCTTTAAGTTATCCGGGACGCGGCGATAGCGAAAATTTTGAAATGAATAAGCATTATAATTATCATGTCTATGTTAAAGATACTTTGCTTTTTCTAAAAAAATTAAATATCAAAAGACCTATTTGGCTTGGCACCTCAATGGGTGGTATAATCGGTATGGTACTTGCAAGTAAATATAAGAATATTTTTAAAGCTATGATATTAAACGATATCGGTCCGTTTATTTCTTCAGCTCCTTTGGTTAAAATCGGCAAATATGCTAAAAAAACTGTTATTTTTGATGATTTAGATAGTGCAAAACAACATTTAAAGGTTATTTATTCCCAAATCGGCATTAATAACGAAGAAGATTGGAATTATCTAACTAAATATAGTGTTATCCCTACACTCGGCGGCAAATATAAAATGAATTACGATTCCGGCATAGTTCATAGCATGGCAATTGATGATACTAAATCAAAAGATGTTAATATGTGGATGATATGGCACAGAATAGTATGCAAATTACTAGTTATTCATGGAGTAAAATCTGATATTTTGACCAAATCCACTATTGAAGAAATGCAAAAAACAAAAAACTTTGATCTTTATGAAGTAAGCTATGCAGGTCATACTCCTTCTTTAATGAATGTTGATCAAATTAATTATATAAAATCATGGTTGGAAAAGGTTTAG
- the trxB gene encoding thioredoxin-disulfide reductase, with amino-acid sequence MTITTKILIIGSGPAGLSAAIYTARAALKPILIHGSQPGGQLTITTDVENYPGFAESVQGPWLMEQMTLQAKNVGTEIITDYVAKVDLSKRPFLVFTGSGTEYEAESIIICTGAEARWLNIPSEKKFQGFGVSACATCDGFFFKKQEVIVVGGGNSAVEEALYLTNHASKVTVIHRRNNFRAEKILQERLFQNPKISVIWDHIAHEIIGSENPNAVTGVKIQNVHTKEISLINCSGVFIAIGHKPNTNLFKGQIEMDSDDYIITKPNSTKTNIEGVFAAGDVQDKIFRQAVTAAGTGCMAALEAEKFLNR; translated from the coding sequence ATGACAATTACAACTAAAATATTAATAATAGGTTCAGGGCCTGCAGGACTTAGCGCAGCAATTTATACGGCAAGGGCAGCCTTAAAACCGATATTAATCCACGGCAGTCAACCTGGCGGGCAGCTTACTATTACTACCGATGTTGAAAATTATCCAGGCTTTGCGGAAAGCGTGCAAGGACCGTGGCTTATGGAACAAATGACGCTGCAGGCAAAGAATGTCGGTACTGAGATTATAACCGATTATGTTGCAAAAGTTGATTTATCGAAAAGACCTTTTTTAGTTTTTACCGGCTCAGGTACGGAATACGAAGCAGAGAGTATAATTATTTGTACCGGTGCGGAAGCGAGATGGCTTAATATTCCTTCAGAAAAAAAATTTCAAGGATTTGGCGTATCGGCTTGTGCTACTTGTGACGGGTTTTTCTTTAAAAAGCAGGAAGTAATAGTAGTAGGCGGAGGCAATAGTGCCGTTGAAGAAGCATTATATTTAACTAACCATGCAAGTAAAGTTACCGTAATACATCGCCGTAACAATTTTAGAGCCGAAAAAATATTACAAGAAAGGTTATTTCAAAATCCAAAAATATCGGTGATTTGGGATCATATCGCCCATGAAATAATCGGTAGCGAAAATCCAAATGCGGTCACGGGTGTAAAAATTCAAAATGTTCATACTAAAGAGATAAGCTTAATTAATTGTAGCGGGGTATTTATAGCTATCGGTCATAAACCTAATACTAATTTATTCAAAGGACAAATTGAAATGGATAGCGATGATTATATTATCACTAAACCGAATTCAACTAAGACTAATATAGAAGGAGTTTTTGCCGCCGGCGACGTACAAGATAAAATTTTTAGGCAAGCGGTTACCGCCGCAGGAACCGGTTGTATGGCTGCCCTTGAAGCAGAAAAATTTTTAAATAGGTGA